In Ciona intestinalis unplaced genomic scaffold, KH HT000166.1, whole genome shotgun sequence, a single window of DNA contains:
- the LOC113475230 gene encoding uncharacterized protein LOC113475230 — protein MEIIETSPIVPLITDPGFSGTVRRAMTSVRGGWSAAWRRTRSVRVQPLNIVPREVVPERQWTEYPAVNVLPPMRKFTATPLSASNEDETSVAGTFLVRKKPIVESDLTIIDLDTSVLESPVQQEREVSSFLAPEAAFPEVLGVSRTFSTGNIPMTGKFGDGVRRPASYDLKNRAVATRDAYYCMVESRLHDAVGTQPITVNDDFFWWFTRGEELNIEFAFMRCPSLLAGKPTPAPITLYPKISVSEVWTPQKQIKDLFVYNLKTMYNLEVHVPEAGDTAPIDEEDFPILSDSSSDSSYSSSDSSLTSKKKRISNSVVPNWLLKFAVIHLKLKKLIKTKKVIQRRQSGSIFHYNFDFSDVTSLADSSDVGTLDCNTEELDNYVREIMENTNDLDSPIESFRRVESALQETYMAEILKNKNKKISEQRIGNPDQEAGEASSSGIEGAGPGKRFRIEGDDDDDDVVRPAGMFCAGMLPFRKKKRSLPKPKRSAGEPQRSVRFAVPKTEAPAPPSRPERRSSKLKKMFTSCFGLIKTRARDQQ, from the exons ATGGAGATAATAGAAACTTCACCCATCGTGCCGTTAATAACCGATCCCGGTTTTTCTGGGACGGTTCGTAGGGCTATGACATCTGTCCGAGGCGGGTGGAGCGCCGCTTGGCGGCGAACCAGGAGCGTGAGG GTTCAGCCATTGAACATTGTGCCCCGCGAGGTTGTGCCTGAGAGACAGTGGACTGAGTATCCAGCTGTCAATGTACTTCCTCCAATGCGTAAATTCACTGCTACACCACTATCAGCAAGTAATGAGGATGAAACATCCGTGGCTGGCACGTTCCTTGTACGTAAAAAGCCCATCGTGGAAAGTGATCTTACGATAATTGACCTAGATACAAGTGTACTGGAGTCG CCGGTGCAACAAGAACGTGAAGTTTCATCGTTTTTAGCACCCGAAGCTGCTTTTCCCGAAGTTCtg GGAGTTTCGAGGACTTTTTCCACGGGAAACATACCGATGACAGGGAAATTTGGG GACGGAGTTCGCCGACCTGCATCATATGATTTGAAGAACAGGGCGGTGGCAACGAGGGATGCCTACTATTGCATGGTGGAATCGAGGCTACACGATGCAGTGGGCACCCAACCCATCACTGTGAATGATGATTTCTTCTGGTGGTTTACCAGAGGCGAAGAGTTAAATATTGAATTTGCCTTCATGCGTTGCCCGTCACTGTTGGCGGGGAAGCCGACCCCGGCCCCTATTACCCTTTATCCGAAGATTTCCGTCAGCGAA GTCTGGACACcgcaaaaacaaatcaaagaTCTTTTTGTGTACAATCTCAAAACCATGTACAATTTGGAAGTACATGTCCCAGAAGCAGGTGATACGGCACCGATTGACGAGGAGGACTTTCCTATTTTGTCGGATAGTTCGTCCGATTCATCCTACAGTTCATCGGATTCGTCTTTGACGAGTAAGAAAAAACGCATCTCTAATTCGGTGGTTCCTAATTGGTTGCTCAAATTCGCggtcattcatttaaaattaaaaaaacttataaaaactaaGAAAGTTATACAAAGGCG TCAAAGTGGTTCAATATTCCATTATAACTTTGACTTTTCAGACGTTACTTCACTTGCTGACTCCTCAGATGTTGGCACACTTGATTGTAATACTGAGGAGTTGGACAACTACGTTCGTGAAATTATGGAAAATAC TAACGATTTGGACTCACCAATAGAAAGTTTCCGGAGGGTCGAATCGGCCCTGCAAGAAACTTACATGGCGGAAATACTCAAAaataagaacaaaaaaatcagCGAACAACGCATCGGGAACCCTGACCAGGAAGCAGGTGAAGCATCTTCGTCAGGCATAGAAGGTGCGGGCCCCGGAAAACGCTTCAGAATTGAAGGCGACGATGACGATGACGATGTGGTTCGCCCTGCAGGCATGTTCTGTGCAGGTATGCTACCTTTCCGCAAGAAAAAAAGGTCCCTACCCAAGCCTAAACGAAGCGCCGGTGAACCGCAAAGGTCCGTTAGATTCGCCGTGCCCAAAACTGAGGCCCCCGCACCACCATCACGACCCGAACGAAGATCCagcaagttaaaaaaaatgttcaccTCGTGCTTTGGTCTGATAAAGACCAGAGCGAGGGACCAGCAGTAG